The following is a genomic window from Dryobates pubescens isolate bDryPub1 chromosome 5, bDryPub1.pri, whole genome shotgun sequence.
GTAGGGCGGTGGTGTATCTCCAGGTGGCTGAGCTGTCAGTATTTGTGTTGGTGTCAGTAGCCATTGGATTCCCAGTGGTGAGGAAGGGTTGCTGTATCTCTTAAACATCTCTGAAACACATACACAGGCATTGTCTGTGTTCTTTAGAGGTGACAGCGGAAGCCAAAGAAGCTGTATTCGAAGCTCTGAGAGGGAACGTTTGAAGGGAATAGGAAACAAATCGTGTTCTGCACCACTGCTGGGTTTATACAAGCTCGCTCTTTTGTCTGTAGCTAAAAGAATCTAAACGAGCCGTGAACAGTCTTCGGGATATCGTCGATGATGATGATGACCTTGAGAGGGTCAGCTGGAGTGGAGAACCTGTGGGAAGTAAGTGCAGAAGTACTGCAAGTTATTCTTGAAACAGATGGAGTTTAAAGTTACCACTTAAGTCATTTAGTCAAGGTTAGGACTACTACTTGCTATCTAATCCTGCACATCTAATCTAATTCTCATCTCCTCAGGTCACATAGTGAGCCACTTGATTTATCTGTGTGGATCCACTGAAAAGAGAGCAAGCAAATGTCCAAATTACATAAAGAAGAGGAGTGCAGACAAGTGAAGGGAATGCACTGTGGTTTTCCCAATATGTAGCCCAGCTTAGAGCTGATATGTTGGAGGTTATGGCTTGATATTCATCGTGCTTAGCTGGCCTGCAGGATTCTAGGTGATCATTTCCTTCACACTGCTGCTTGAAATGGCAAATGCATTTCTAGTGGTGACAGGAGCGAGCTCACGACCCACGTGCAATGCTGTCTATCGCGATTTGGAGTTCATGACCTACAGAATGTGTGCAACTTGCTAGGCAGTGCCAAACTGTGAAAACTTACATTTGGGTTACCCAGAGGACTTCTGAAGAGCCTGTTCTTGTCCTGTGccacagctcctccctctgGCTCAGGCCACTTCTTTTCCCACCTAGGGTCTCTACCTATTGGCTTTTTTTGCTCTGTCACCCTGTCCTAAAAAGCGTGTGTTGTGCGGCTGCATGACAGGGCAGCAGCATGTGCACATTGATAGTCTGTTTTGTCTGTGTGGGGAGGACAACTGTCTTAATTTCCCAGTGCTCAGGAAGGTATGCTTTTATGTTTCTGTAATTGGAGGTAAGACAGGGATTCTCTGTGTTGCTCTGTGCCTTTGGAGCACGGATTGTGCTTTACCCCATGCAACAACATAAATGTTGGGTGGTCTATGCAGGTTTTTTTCTATAAGCCATACCAGCTGTCCCACATAAGacacaacaggttcaagctttaacgtggaagatttcacctcaatgtgaggagaaacttctttacagtgagggtgacagagcactgcaacaggctgcccagagaagttgtggagtctcctcttgagactttcaaaacccaccaggTTGCATTTCTGTActgactaccctaagtgatcctgctttgggggGTGGgctcttttgaggtcctttccaacctctagcatactgtgatactgtgaacattGCTGAAATTGACCATTTCTGCATAAATGTTTTCACAAGCAGTGTTACATGAGGTTAGGATTCTGGCTGCTTCATCTACTTAGTGCTGAGGGTCAGTGTTATCAGGATGTGCCAATTCAGAACTGACTGGGACACAGTTGGTGATATTCCTGCCGTGCCATAAGATGGATCTTTACAGGCTGTTTTTCCCTGTTATAAATGTCTTCTGTCTGCACACAGGTATCTCCTGGTCAATTAAAGagacagcttccagcagcactaGCTCATTGGAGGGCCATGACTCCAGCCTACAGAAGGGCTCTTCCTCCTACGCTGCTTTTCCCAAACAGGCTTCTTCCTATTCTCTAAGCAGCCTATTTAAAGGTGAGGTCTCTCCTATACAATATGGACAAATGGGTTTTCCCTCAAGAGTGTCAAGGGACAATTGTGGTATCTTATGTAAATCTTTTAAGTGTATTGCACCACAGGGGAGCTCTGATCTCTCCTCAGTGTGGGAGTATCTCCCTCACTAGCATGTTCTTGTGGTGTGGGAGGGAGCTTTGGAGTTTATGGCTTCTTAGAAGCCAGATTCCCACAGAGCGGCAAGGTAGAGGACAGCACTGTACAACAGACTTTGCATGGTGGAAAAGAGCAGGCTGCAAAGGGTCTGGCTTGACTCATGTGGCCCTCATTTGATCTTCAGTACTGTAGAGAACACAAGTTGGTTATTCTTTATTTGGAACTCATCTGGAACCTGTTGATGTGCTAGTTGTTTCAGCAAGCACATGGTAGCAGCAGTGGTAGCATTAGGGGGGATCTGTGCCATGGGGAGACTTGTACAGCTTGCAGGTGTTCAGCTCTGTTGTTTCACAGCCAGACAGCAGCCCAGCTTTTGCTCTGTCCCTCTGGGGTGGATTTTACCCTTAACTTTGATAATACAGTGATAATGAAAGGCATCCAAATCACAGCCCTGGTGGAGAAAGCTGCCTGTGTTGCCATTGCCTAAGCAGTGTTGCATGCTTgagcctctgctgtgcaggTAGATGAGTGAATTCAGGTTAACCTCTCCCAGCCTAAACAACTAGAGGGCAGATAGGGCCAAGGTGTGATGTTGTTTATGATGCCCCAGACATCTTCGAGCCTTACATTGCAAGCAGGTGAGCCTCAGCTATGCCAGTGAGAATCCCCATACAGAGTGGCTTGTTCCAGAGCTGCAGTACGCTGGCCTGAAGTCTAGATTTGTGTTACCTCTGCAAGAGCTACTGCTGGTGAAGAGGCAGTCTCTCATGAGTGTTTGTCTTGATTTCAGGACGAAACAAACTTCCAAGTTTCCAGTCCCTTTCAGATGGTAAGTTTTGAATCCCTGGCTCATTTTGGGAGGGGTGCAGATTTACACTGACCATAAAAAGGGAAGTGTCATCTTCCTTATGCTGCAGAAAGGGAAACTGAATCTGGGTTGTTTGAAAGTCATTCagcaaagaagcaaaagagCTGGCATGCTGGTGTGGGCTAATCTGCTTATGTAGGACTAATGGCTGTTGGGTTTAGAGCAATTTTGTATTGCTGTTTGGTGCTTGAGTTGGGACCTTCTACCCTGAAAACCAAGAAAAGGGTGATTTTTGGAAGTGGGTGTAAATCAGGATTTTGATGTGCTACTcagctttgccttttcctctcagccctctctgaCACAGGAGTTAAAAACTATGCCCCAGAGCTGCGCAGACcgagagctgagtacaaggtgagcagcctgtgcttgtGGCATGCTGGGATCAGAGCACTGCCAGAACTTTCTACTGTATTGGTTCTATGTGAGGTGATTGATTGCTATTTCAGACAGCAGAGGGCAATGCTAGGAAAATGCAGCCTCACAGTAATTGAGGTGTTCTCTGCTTGTGCTCAGAAGTGAGGAGCTTTGCTGGGGGCGCCTTTACTATTCCTTCTGCTCATGAATGATCCAGCAGACTTTGTGAGAAGGCTTTCTAAAGAGTGCTTTGCCTGTAAGCTGCTTTCATGCTGGGTCAGATGAATGGGCATCATGTGTGcaaattttaaaacatttttaaaggctTCTAAATTTCTTGTTCAcgagagggcacagagggagtTGCACAGAGATGGAGTTCCAGTTGTCAGGACCTTCTCCCAGACAGACAAGTGTTAGATGTCACAGAACCTAGTGGATGTGGGGACTGAGTGGGTTCCTCCTACTAGGTGCAGTGTTGTGATTCTATGTCCTCGTATCCAGCCTGTAAAGGACTAAGCAGATATTCCAAACACATACAGACATGCACAGTGCTGACTTAGCTGCCAACATAGATGGACACAAACCAGTGCCTTTACCAACAAACACATAAACAAAATGCTCAGGCCTGATCTTGAGCCTCCTTTCTGTCTGACCAGGGTTAAATTCCCGTAGTGGAACACATGCAcgctcctgggggctctgcagtAGCTGGTCTTGGATGTTCAGTTCCTGTAACTGactcccagcccccaggtgcCCTCCAGTTGGTGGCACCTGGACCCTTGAGCCCATAGGGTCCATGGTTCCATTCTGTTCTTGGTACTCAGACTGAGCTTGAAGTTAACTAGCATATGAACACGTACACTTGGAACAGGGAGCCCACCCACACAGAAGGTGGTTCAATATAGAATTTAATGAGAGTATAAGACAGACTGTAGTGATCCTTTGCAGGGCTCAGTCAGACAGGCACACTAACTAGTCACTTGTCTAAACATGGCTGGCACCCTTATGGCTTCTATTTTTCTATGCTTGTTCATGCCCAGTTAATTTtgatccttccctttccctgttaatttttttctctttcccataAACTTCCATCACAAGTCTGACACATTCACACAACCCTCTTAAAGCATCCCATAATTATCTTTCTCCTGTGTCTCTCATTGAATCCTCTGTCTCTTCAAGGTTACATGGTGGTTGGGGAAACTTTCTTTGCTTTACTCATCTTGGGGGATTTTACACAACAAATAATGACCTAACCTGCCTTATTTGAGGGTGGCAAGAGGTAGCTGAGTCAGTGTGCTCAGATTGCACTGACTGACTAGGTTACTGGTTGTATCTAcctgtccttggccatctgaTCTTCACCATGTTGGTGTGTTTGTGTTGACTAGCCATTAATCACATAATCCAACAGGCAGCACTttctgaaagcacagcaggaggaaTAGGTATGCCCTGTTGTATTCTGTTCTGTGCCTCCATAAGCAGtggagcaggaaggagaagggtTGTACAGCCCCTTAAAAGCAGACAGGAGAATTGTAAAGTGAGGTGAAACAAAGAAGGGAGAGTTAGTGAAGACTTTGAACCGCTGTCCTGACAGCaacaggctgaagagctgcctctggccagaggtgctggaagggaaccCTGGTGTTCAGGACATTGGATGCTCAGCTGTACATTGACTTGAGAGACTTGCATGGGGTCagccctttatttttttctttagtctCAATACATCTTCAATGAATTTAAAGTTCAGTCCCTTTCTTTGGCTCATTTGAGGCAGAAAGCTGAATTGCAACTGCTGGCTCCAGTGCTCAGGCCACTGCCACTGTTTCCAGATCACAGTGTCTTCAGGGGAAGAACTTTGGTCATTGTGGCAGTGGTAGTGACCTTAAGATGGTCTCACTAAAGGCTTCAGTGCCCTTGTCACTAGTCCTGtgcagctctccaggcacttGCCTgaggctgctgtccctgcattCTCCACACTGCTGTGGCTCACCAGCAGAAATTTGTCTGAATTGTAACAAGAAACTGCATCCTTTCTCCTCAATTTTGGGTTTGTCAGTTCTGCATGTATTTTGTTTGCCCTTCTAAAGCAATACTGGAGCTTTAATTTGCAAGAAGGACAGCCTATTGAAATGCACTTCTTTTAAAGGATATGCTGATGGTGGACCTTACTGAGGCAATAGATGCTGTGTTAAGATCTGAGCCTCTGGCTTCTCTCTCCACCAGCATGCAGAATCTGATGGCCCTGCATCTGCACCTGAGCACTCTAGGGACACATGCTGCAAAcacctgccctggagcagctacGCATGGGCCATCACTCTGATCCAGCACAAGTGGAAAGCAGTTTGAGACTGCTGGTGTGATCTGACCTCTTGAGGCTCAAgagctctttatttttcttctgtcaggACTACAGCAGTGATTGGAGCCCCAAAGATACAGTCATACGAATGCAGAGGGGCAAGGTAAGGGCTTTCCACTCCCACCTGCTTTCAAGTCACAGAGGGTGGGTGATCCTAAATGGCTTTATACTTCCCTATGCTCCTGGCTGTTCCCACAGCAGGATGGGAATCTGAGTTGCTTGCAGCATCTAGCAGGGATGGTGCTTTGCCTGCCCACTGCTTTGCCAGGTGATGGTGCTTGCATCACACTAGCTCAGGAGCAGCATGAGACCTTCAGGGTTTTGTTGCGTTGTTTTCTTGAGTCACTCTCAGCAAGGCTTTGACGGGAGGTATGTGCACTACTGTGTCCCTCTCTACacttcctgctccctggggctgcttttaTGGAAAAAATCTGAAGGTGTGGGGCTTTACATCTCTTCTTACTTGGTGGCAAATGGAGGGAGGAAGACAGAAGCAATCTTGGTTACACCAAAGCTGGAGTGTTAAGTCTCAGCTGCCTCATTTTGGAAGTGAACACACAGGGAGCTTTTGGTTTTACTTCCTCGAAGGCTGAGGCAACCtaaaggctgagagaggccaCAGTTATGGGGTaatgagaagaaaggaagagtctCAAGTCTACTTTTTTGGTCTCCTCCATGGAAAGGGTCctgcagaatttcctcctcctgtcagGCCTGGTGGTTTGCAGGGAACTTTTGGTTTGTTACAAGGGTGTTTGTGCTGAACATACAATGTCTGCTGCCCTAGCTGGGGCAGTAATGATGGCTAGCTCTGCAAGCCTTGTGGACAGAATCTCAGGGATCATGCCACATGCCGTTTCAGTTAAATGAGTAGTTGTCTGCTGGTTGGGAGGGCAGTTACTGATGTTGCTGAGGGACTCGTGGGGGAAGAATAGGTAGTACCTTGTGGGTTGGTTCAGCCTCGGAATCACCTTATGTCCTGTGTGCCAATTCTGTCTCCAGGTCTGCTCCCTAGAGAGATTCCGCTCCCTGCAGGACAAGCTGGTGCTCTTGGAtgaagctgtggcagggcaTGATGGAAATGTCATTACAGCTGTGAGTCCTACTGGGGCTGTACAGGGCCTGGGATTTCCTGGGTGGTTGTGTGAATGCAGTATCTTGCAAGTTGGGGAGTTATTTACTTAAACCCAAGAAGCTACTGAAAAGCATCAAAGCTAAAAGCTGGGAGGTTGCATATTGCTGATGGCTTTCCTGCCACTGCAGAATTATGTCATATTGCTAACAAGGAACCTGATCCTTCAGCCTTGCAGTAATCTTTGCAGCAACTTCTTGAAGGCTGAAACTTAATATGCTCGTTGTGACACTGAAGGTCTGAGAGGTCTTTCAGTTTATTTGGCTTCCAAAGCATCAGGCAGCAAGTTGGGACTGTGTCAGAGCTTCCCTCATCCAGCTctcacacagaatggtttttCTCTGCAAATATTGATCTCATCTAAGTTCCAGAGTAGGAGTTAGGCAGGTGTCCAggcagctgtggccctggctTACTGTTTGTCCTGTGTCTAGTGGGTAGCAGAATTCAGCACGGTGCTATAAGAGCTGTGTATTCAGAGGCCCTTTGCAAAAGCTTCCTCAGGTattgctctttctctctctgtctttatGCTGATGAAGACTGATCTGGTCATCTGAGAGCTGCCTCTCTGTGTTCACAGGTCCTGATATTCCTGAAGCGGACTCTAAGGAGAGGTAAGTGCGACTGGAGCCAGGGTTTCTGTAGTGTGTTTCAGTTCAGGGCATGGGGGTAATTCTTTCACTGGGTGCAACTCACAAAGAgggcatctggagtattgttaCTTTACTGAACATGAAATGTCTTTGCAGCAAGTGTAAcgtggcaggggtgttggtGATGTCCACAAAGGCCCCAGAGAGGAGCTTTAAGCAGTGGTAGTGGTGATGGCGTGGATATAAATGAATCTGTAGGGCTAGCAGACTGCTGTGGATTTAACTGGCAGCCCAGTGAACAGACTTTCTTGTGCTCTAGCTTCTAAGACTGAGCTTTGAGATGGGGTAACGTTGTTGAATCCTGCCAATGGCTTGCAACTCCATGTACCATGCTTAGCCCTCTCTGGCTTGGTAGAGTTAATTTTACCACATGTACATGTCACTCTCTTCATAGAGATCTTGTTTCGGGAGCTGGAGGTGCGGCAGGTGGCCTTGTGTCATCTGATCCATTTCCTCAAAGAGACTGGTGAGCAGAAGTTCCTTCTGGATCTGCTCAGGTGAGGCTCTTGCACAGCCttgtggcagggctgagcatgTTGCTAGGAACCTGCCTCCACGTTAATGCTTGCTTATTCCCTTTTGCAGGTTCCTAGACAGAACTGAAGAAGTTGCTGTGAGTATtcccaggaggagaagctccctttTCTCAGTGAAGAGAGAGTGCAGTGGGCAAGGGGATGTGGGCTGCAGGGTGTCCAGTAGTCAGGCGAGAGCTCTGCACCCCCATTTTTCCCTCTGGGGTCTTGTACCTTCCAAATCCATGAGAACAGACTgtgctccttttccctccctccagctgtccCAGTACCGGGAGCATTTGAACATCCAGGATgtggaaaaaagaagggaattTCTGAAAGGCTGCATTGGGTAAGAAAAAAGTGCAAGAGGGTGGGAGGGATGAGGGTTCTTCACAGATGGTGACAGTAAAGAAAATTAGACTTCTGTCCCAGTGCCACAGCTCAAGAGCTGATGTTGACTTTGCCCCAGTGGGAATGGGGTGTTGTGGACACAGTGTAGGCCAGAGAGGAAGAATTAGTGTTGATCACTAGTCCAACAGCTTTTGCTGCTTACTTGGGGGTGAAGATGTTTAAGGTACTTTCTCATCATTGACCCTTCAGGTTGTGAAGGATGAAGGCTTGTGAGTTTGAGTGCTTGAGGGAATTGGCAGCATCAGCTTCAGGTTGCTTTGTGAAGACACCatatgatttttctttctctggagtTTGTCTAGGAgtcagttggagagagcagtgaGGCAGAAGCTTGAGTAGCTACTAACCACTCAGGCTGGGGAGAATGGAAGTGTTCCCTACATGCTCTGTGGGGAGTACATTTTGTAGAGAAGAGCATCCTTCTAAGTGTACTGGTAATAGCTGTTGACAGTGTCTCCTTCCTCCATGCCTCGCCAGGCTGCCATTTTCAGCAGAGGATACCTCCCACATCCAAGACCATTATACCCTGTTGGAGCGACAGATCATCATTGAGGTATGACATTTTCCTTGCTGGGCAGGAGATGACTGGAACTAGCTGCAAGATCTCTGTCTGTCCCTAACTTATACCACTTCAGATCTAATCAGGTTGCCCTGGCTAGTGttaatatagaatatagaatacatagaataaaccaggttggaagagaccttcaagatcatcgcgtccaacccatcaaccaatccaacaccgcccaaacaactaacccacggcaccaagcaccccgtcaagtcttctcctaaaaacctccagtgatggcgactccaccacctccccaggcagcccattccaatgtgcaatcactctttctgtagagaacttttttctaacatccagcctgaacctcccctggcgcagcctgagactgtgtcctcttgttctggtactgcttgcctgggagaagagaccaacatccgtctgtctacaacctcccttcaggtagttgtagagagtaataaggtcacccctgagtctcctccaggctaagcaaccccagctccctcagcctctcctcgtagggcttgtgttccaaacccctcaccaactttgttggtAATGTAACTGCTatttgtgctgctgtgccaggcacgTGTGTGAAATGCCAGACCCGAGACGTAACGGCTTGTTGATGCTGTGCTATCACGACACTCTCCGCAGGTCTCTACCCTGCAGCTAGGTCAGGCAGCTGGCCTGGCTCAGGCTCACCCTCTCTGTCTTTCTGTTTCCACAGGCCAATGATCGGCACCTGGAGACCGCTGGGCAGTCGGAGATATTTCGGAAGTATCCTCGCAAGGCTTCAATTCTCAACATGCCTCTAGTGACCACCCTCTTCTATTCCTGCTTCTACCACTACACAGAGGCTGAGGTGAGGGTGATGTGGGAGAAAAGAAGGGTTACATCTCATCCCTGTAGCCCTCAAAATGTGGTTAAGCCAGGCCATGTTAAGGCAAGAGCCAGGGGGAGGTCACATTTCCTCCATCAGAGAGACCCTAGAGGAGCGCAGGTCCTGTTGTTCTGGGACCATTTTGGAGTTTTGTGCTCTTCTGAGATGGGatgttcaacctcagacagctTGTCAGGGAGCTGCCTCCTAGAAACAACTGTCTTTTACTTCTGGCTCCTTGGAGCCAGAATCAACCCTTAATCCCATGAGGCTGAGGTGTGTGATATTGATCGTGGAACTTCTGGTGGTGCGCCAGTTGAGGATGTAGGAGAAACCAAACCAGAGAGCCAATGGTGTGGGATAGTTGCTCTCTTCTGCCAGCTGTTTCCTCCTGTGGCACTGACATGAACAATAAGCAGTAAAAACTTGGTCAGGTTcatcctgtgcaaggccttacAACAGGTGTCTGAACCTCTCTCCTAGTCTGCCCTGCTGAGTTTTCACTGACttgtctgctgctctctctAGGGAATGTTTAGCAGTCCAACCAACCTGAAGAAAACATTTAAGGTATGTGAGCCCCTTTCcactgtggcagcaggagcagaaaatgCGGGCAGCCAAATTGTATTTGGCAAGGGGGAATTTGAGGGGCTCAGCACTGAGATAGGGAAGGGCATGGCATCTTCCTTGAGCAGGGGCACTCTGGAGACTTAGAAAGGCAAATGGAGCCATGTGGAGATTTCCATTGGGTGTATcctgtctgcagcagtgcttgcaaatccccacctcctgctctctgcaagtGCTGGCCTCAGGCATCATTTCCTTGTCTAGCTGTTGGTGTAGGTCCTGACAGGGCTGGGTCAGATGCAACTCACACAGGTCTTCTGAGCTGTGCTAGTGCTCTGACTGCAGTTTTCTGCCTTGCAGATTCCTGATAAGCAGTATGTGCtgactgccctggctgcccgTGCCAAGCTGCGAGCCTGGGATGATGTGGACGCCCTCTTCACCACCAAGGTGAGCTGCAGTCCCAAGTAATGACATATGCTGCTGATAGCTGGCTTGTTCTGGAGTTACCAGACTGGTTTTACTTCAGCAGggcccagcacctctgctgcaggggcttgcactacattcctcctctccttgcctAAGACCTCTACTTAGTCTGGCTTGGCCGTAGCAACAAGGTCAGGGCTGCCTTCATGCTCTTGTTTCCAAAGACTTCTCAGCCAGCCTGTGTCCAGCCACTGCTTGAAGGGCTGTGCCAGCTTTGCATGTGGTGGTTAGTGGCATATGTTACTGGCACTggggaaaaacattttcttgtGGATGGAGAGATTGCCCTTTCAGGAGTACCAGAGGGTTTGGAGAGATTGCCCTTTCAGGAGTAAGAGAGGGTTTGACTCTTGTTTCAGAACTGGCTGGGCTACACCAAGAAGAAGGCACCTATTGGCTTCCACCGAGTGGTGGAGATCTTGCAGAGGAACAATGCTCCTGTGCAGGTGAGCAAGGAATCACTGTTTATGTCATCTTGCTCTTTGGGTGGGTTTAAGGTGTGAATGATTCCCTGAAGTGAGCTGCTTCCTAGCTGGGAGTGGGAGAACAGCTTGTTGAGCTACTGACTCTGTCAGGTGGGCACAGCAATTAGCTGAGCAACCCATACACCGAAAGGAATTGTGGGTGGTAATGAGGGCTGGGCCCTAGGTTTGACTGCAAGAGGGACAGCAGTTATCTGGGAGCTCTTTTCCCAGTGTGTTGTCAGCTTTGTTTGCTACATTAACTTTCCTTATGCTTAATCTGTCTGGCAAAGGTTCACCCAATCCATAGGAGCAAGGTAGCCTTGGACTTTGAGCTTTGTGAGCAAAGCTTTACTGCTTCTGGAGTCCTGAGCAGTCTTGTCGTGGTCATTTTTTTGCCTTAAGAAGGGTGAAGTCTGTGTGACCAGCAGCCTTGAAAGGTTTTGTGACTGGAGTGAGAGAAGGAGGCAGGAGatggctgcagaaggcagctgagatgctcttccttccctcacaggtgctgcaggagtACGTGCGCCTGGTGGAGGACGTGGAGACGCGGCTGAACCTCGCCACCAAGTACAAGTGTCATGATGTTGTCATTGAGGTAGgtctctgctctgtgtgtgaaGAGATGGGACAAGtgcctgctttttttcccccctggctttttcctgctctgccctgtgccactgGAGTCCTGTGCCTGGTAGAGTTTGTTTATCCATGTGGCCGGGGAGCAGTGATACAGTGGCCAGT
Proteins encoded in this region:
- the VIPAS39 gene encoding spermatogenesis-defective protein 39 homolog; protein product: MSRARADEEEYWHSSKFRAFTFDDEDDELSQLKESKRAVNSLRDIVDDDDDLERVSWSGEPVGSISWSIKETASSSTSSLEGHDSSLQKGSSSYAAFPKQASSYSLSSLFKGRNKLPSFQSLSDALSDTGVKNYAPELRRPRAEYKDYSSDWSPKDTVIRMQRGKVCSLERFRSLQDKLVLLDEAVAGHDGNVITAVLIFLKRTLRREILFRELEVRQVALCHLIHFLKETGEQKFLLDLLRFLDRTEEVAVSIPRRRSSLFSVKRECSGQGDVGCRVSSSQARALHPHFSLWGLVPSKSMRTDCAPFPSLQLSQYREHLNIQDVEKRREFLKGCIGLPFSAEDTSHIQDHYTLLERQIIIEANDRHLETAGQSEIFRKYPRKASILNMPLVTTLFYSCFYHYTEAEGMFSSPTNLKKTFKIPDKQYVLTALAARAKLRAWDDVDALFTTKNWLGYTKKKAPIGFHRVVEILQRNNAPVQVLQEYVRLVEDVETRLNLATKYKCHDVVIETYRDLKDRVQLTAYKCKVERGSAEEEKINSILNNMQIRWKN